A genomic region of Dunckerocampus dactyliophorus isolate RoL2022-P2 chromosome 10, RoL_Ddac_1.1, whole genome shotgun sequence contains the following coding sequences:
- the pde4ba gene encoding cAMP-specific 3',5'-cyclic phosphodiesterase 4B isoform X6: MGACYFDKKERKLGKLNGWRKFKRMLNRELTHLSEMSRSGNQVSEFISNTFLDKQNEVEIPSPTPKTREKKKQQKQQLMTQISGVKKVSHGSSLSSSSISRFGVKTDKEELLSKELEDLNKWGLNIFTVSEYSNSRPLTCIMYAIFQERDLLKTFKIPVDTFVAYMMTLEDHYHSDVAYHNSLHAADVAQSTHILLSTPALDAVFTDLEILAAIFAAAIHDVDHPGVSNQFLINTNSELALMYNDESVLENHHLAVGFKLLQEDSCDIFQNLTKKQRQSLRKMVIDMVLATDMSKHMSLLADLKTMVETKKVTSSGVLLLDNYTDRIQVLRNMVHCADLSNPTKSLELYRQWTDRIMEEFFHQGDRERERGMEISPMCDKHTASVEKSQVGFIDYIVHPLWETWADLVHPDAQDILDTLEDNRNWYQSMIPQSPSPPFYDPGTHGHGGGTGGQGGGEKFQFELTLEEEDLDGIEKDGDVEDDDEEAIDEEEDSLEESRSPPLDYQDHEECDMMEPTMAIEIVTHEASPTDT, translated from the exons TTTAAGAGAATGTTAAATCGGGAGTTGACGCACCTATCAGAGATGAGTCGGTCCGGGAACCAGGTGTCCGAATTCATCTCCAACACCTTCCTAG ACAAACAGAATGAGGTGGAGATACCATCGCCGACACCCAAGACGcgggagaagaagaagcagcagaagCAGCAACTGATGACACAGATCAGCGGGGTCAAAAAGGTCTCCCACGGATCGTCGCTCTCCAGCAGCAGCATCTCGCGTTTCGGGGTCAAAACCGATAAGGAGGAGCTGCTGTCCAAAGAGCTGGAGGATCTGAATAAGTGGGGCCTGAATATCTTCACAGTTTCCGAATACTCCAACAGCCGACCGCTCACCTGCATCATGTACGCCATCTTTCAG GAGCGAGAcctgttaaaaacatttaaaatcccGGTGGATACATTTGTGGCTTACATGATGACGCTGGAAGATCACTACCATTCAGATGTGGCCTACCATAACAGCCTGCATGCGGCTGACGTAGCCCAGTCCACGCACATCCTCCTCTCCACTCCAGCCCTTGAT gctGTTTTCACCGACCTTGAAATCCTCGCTGCCATCTTTGCTGCAGCCATCCACGATGTTGACCATCCTGGAGTATCAAACCAATTCCTGATCAACACCA ACTCCGAGCTGGCGCTGATGTACAATGACGAGTCTGTGCTGGAGAATCATCACTTGGCTGTGGGATTCAAACTCCTGCAGGAAGACAGCTGCGATATCTTCCAGAACCTCACAAAAAAGCAGCGACAGTCCCTGCGGAAGATGGTCATTGACATG GTTTTGGCCACTGACATGTCCAAACACATGAGTTTGTTGGCTGATCTGAAGACAATGGTGGAAACCAAGAAGGTGACAAGCTCAGGAGTGCTGCTGCTCGACAACTACACAGACAGAATACAG GTGCTGCGAAACATGGTTCACTGTGCTGACCTGAGTAACCCCACCAAGTCCCTTGAGCTGTATCGTCAGTGGACCGACCGGATAATGGAGGAGTTCTTCCACCAGGGAGACCGGGAGAGGGAGAGGGGGATGGAGATCAGCCCCATGTGCGATAAACACACGGCTTCCGTTGAAAAGAGCCAG GTGGGTTTCATCGACTACATCGTCCACCCTCTGTGGGAGACCTGGGCCGATCTCGTCCATCCTGATGCGCAGGACATTCTGGACACACTTGAGGACAACAGGAACTGGTACCAGAGCATGATTCCCCAGAGCCCCTCGCCGCCCTTCTATGACCCGGGAACTCACGGACACGGGGGAGGCACCGGCGGGCAAGGAGGTGGGGAGAAGTTTCAGTTTGAGCTGACCCTGGAGGAGGAAGACTTGGATGGAATAGAGAAAGACGGTGACGTGGAGGATGACGATGAGGAGGCGATAGATGAAGAGGAGGATAGCCTAGAAGAGTCCCGCTCTCCTCCGCTGGACTATCAGGATCACGAGGAGTGCGACATGATGGAGCCCACGATGGCCATAGAGATCGTGACACACGAGGCCTCACCCACAGACACATAG
- the pde4ba gene encoding cAMP-specific 3',5'-cyclic phosphodiesterase 4B isoform X7, producing the protein MPEANYLLSVSWGYIKFKRMLNRELTHLSEMSRSGNQVSEFISNTFLDKQNEVEIPSPTPKTREKKKQQKQQLMTQISGVKKVSHGSSLSSSSISRFGVKTDKEELLSKELEDLNKWGLNIFTVSEYSNSRPLTCIMYAIFQERDLLKTFKIPVDTFVAYMMTLEDHYHSDVAYHNSLHAADVAQSTHILLSTPALDAVFTDLEILAAIFAAAIHDVDHPGVSNQFLINTNSELALMYNDESVLENHHLAVGFKLLQEDSCDIFQNLTKKQRQSLRKMVIDMVLATDMSKHMSLLADLKTMVETKKVTSSGVLLLDNYTDRIQVLRNMVHCADLSNPTKSLELYRQWTDRIMEEFFHQGDRERERGMEISPMCDKHTASVEKSQVGFIDYIVHPLWETWADLVHPDAQDILDTLEDNRNWYQSMIPQSPSPPFYDPGTHGHGGGTGGQGGGEKFQFELTLEEEDLDGIEKDGDVEDDDEEAIDEEEDSLEESRSPPLDYQDHEECDMMEPTMAIEIVTHEASPTDT; encoded by the exons ATGCCTGAAGCCAATTACCTGCTGTCAGTCTCTTGGGGTTACATTAAG TTTAAGAGAATGTTAAATCGGGAGTTGACGCACCTATCAGAGATGAGTCGGTCCGGGAACCAGGTGTCCGAATTCATCTCCAACACCTTCCTAG ACAAACAGAATGAGGTGGAGATACCATCGCCGACACCCAAGACGcgggagaagaagaagcagcagaagCAGCAACTGATGACACAGATCAGCGGGGTCAAAAAGGTCTCCCACGGATCGTCGCTCTCCAGCAGCAGCATCTCGCGTTTCGGGGTCAAAACCGATAAGGAGGAGCTGCTGTCCAAAGAGCTGGAGGATCTGAATAAGTGGGGCCTGAATATCTTCACAGTTTCCGAATACTCCAACAGCCGACCGCTCACCTGCATCATGTACGCCATCTTTCAG GAGCGAGAcctgttaaaaacatttaaaatcccGGTGGATACATTTGTGGCTTACATGATGACGCTGGAAGATCACTACCATTCAGATGTGGCCTACCATAACAGCCTGCATGCGGCTGACGTAGCCCAGTCCACGCACATCCTCCTCTCCACTCCAGCCCTTGAT gctGTTTTCACCGACCTTGAAATCCTCGCTGCCATCTTTGCTGCAGCCATCCACGATGTTGACCATCCTGGAGTATCAAACCAATTCCTGATCAACACCA ACTCCGAGCTGGCGCTGATGTACAATGACGAGTCTGTGCTGGAGAATCATCACTTGGCTGTGGGATTCAAACTCCTGCAGGAAGACAGCTGCGATATCTTCCAGAACCTCACAAAAAAGCAGCGACAGTCCCTGCGGAAGATGGTCATTGACATG GTTTTGGCCACTGACATGTCCAAACACATGAGTTTGTTGGCTGATCTGAAGACAATGGTGGAAACCAAGAAGGTGACAAGCTCAGGAGTGCTGCTGCTCGACAACTACACAGACAGAATACAG GTGCTGCGAAACATGGTTCACTGTGCTGACCTGAGTAACCCCACCAAGTCCCTTGAGCTGTATCGTCAGTGGACCGACCGGATAATGGAGGAGTTCTTCCACCAGGGAGACCGGGAGAGGGAGAGGGGGATGGAGATCAGCCCCATGTGCGATAAACACACGGCTTCCGTTGAAAAGAGCCAG GTGGGTTTCATCGACTACATCGTCCACCCTCTGTGGGAGACCTGGGCCGATCTCGTCCATCCTGATGCGCAGGACATTCTGGACACACTTGAGGACAACAGGAACTGGTACCAGAGCATGATTCCCCAGAGCCCCTCGCCGCCCTTCTATGACCCGGGAACTCACGGACACGGGGGAGGCACCGGCGGGCAAGGAGGTGGGGAGAAGTTTCAGTTTGAGCTGACCCTGGAGGAGGAAGACTTGGATGGAATAGAGAAAGACGGTGACGTGGAGGATGACGATGAGGAGGCGATAGATGAAGAGGAGGATAGCCTAGAAGAGTCCCGCTCTCCTCCGCTGGACTATCAGGATCACGAGGAGTGCGACATGATGGAGCCCACGATGGCCATAGAGATCGTGACACACGAGGCCTCACCCACAGACACATAG
- the pde4ba gene encoding cAMP-specific 3',5'-cyclic phosphodiesterase 4B isoform X5 produces MSSVPPTNEAYQKLAMETMEELDWCLDQLETIQTYRSVSDMASTKFKRMLNRELTHLSEMSRSGNQVSEFISNTFLDKQNEVEIPSPTPKTREKKKQQKQQLMTQISGVKKVSHGSSLSSSSISRFGVKTDKEELLSKELEDLNKWGLNIFTVSEYSNSRPLTCIMYAIFQERDLLKTFKIPVDTFVAYMMTLEDHYHSDVAYHNSLHAADVAQSTHILLSTPALDAVFTDLEILAAIFAAAIHDVDHPGVSNQFLINTNSELALMYNDESVLENHHLAVGFKLLQEDSCDIFQNLTKKQRQSLRKMVIDMVLATDMSKHMSLLADLKTMVETKKVTSSGVLLLDNYTDRIQVLRNMVHCADLSNPTKSLELYRQWTDRIMEEFFHQGDRERERGMEISPMCDKHTASVEKSQVGFIDYIVHPLWETWADLVHPDAQDILDTLEDNRNWYQSMIPQSPSPPFYDPGTHGHGGGTGGQGGGEKFQFELTLEEEDLDGIEKDGDVEDDDEEAIDEEEDSLEESRSPPLDYQDHEECDMMEPTMAIEIVTHEASPTDT; encoded by the exons TTTAAGAGAATGTTAAATCGGGAGTTGACGCACCTATCAGAGATGAGTCGGTCCGGGAACCAGGTGTCCGAATTCATCTCCAACACCTTCCTAG ACAAACAGAATGAGGTGGAGATACCATCGCCGACACCCAAGACGcgggagaagaagaagcagcagaagCAGCAACTGATGACACAGATCAGCGGGGTCAAAAAGGTCTCCCACGGATCGTCGCTCTCCAGCAGCAGCATCTCGCGTTTCGGGGTCAAAACCGATAAGGAGGAGCTGCTGTCCAAAGAGCTGGAGGATCTGAATAAGTGGGGCCTGAATATCTTCACAGTTTCCGAATACTCCAACAGCCGACCGCTCACCTGCATCATGTACGCCATCTTTCAG GAGCGAGAcctgttaaaaacatttaaaatcccGGTGGATACATTTGTGGCTTACATGATGACGCTGGAAGATCACTACCATTCAGATGTGGCCTACCATAACAGCCTGCATGCGGCTGACGTAGCCCAGTCCACGCACATCCTCCTCTCCACTCCAGCCCTTGAT gctGTTTTCACCGACCTTGAAATCCTCGCTGCCATCTTTGCTGCAGCCATCCACGATGTTGACCATCCTGGAGTATCAAACCAATTCCTGATCAACACCA ACTCCGAGCTGGCGCTGATGTACAATGACGAGTCTGTGCTGGAGAATCATCACTTGGCTGTGGGATTCAAACTCCTGCAGGAAGACAGCTGCGATATCTTCCAGAACCTCACAAAAAAGCAGCGACAGTCCCTGCGGAAGATGGTCATTGACATG GTTTTGGCCACTGACATGTCCAAACACATGAGTTTGTTGGCTGATCTGAAGACAATGGTGGAAACCAAGAAGGTGACAAGCTCAGGAGTGCTGCTGCTCGACAACTACACAGACAGAATACAG GTGCTGCGAAACATGGTTCACTGTGCTGACCTGAGTAACCCCACCAAGTCCCTTGAGCTGTATCGTCAGTGGACCGACCGGATAATGGAGGAGTTCTTCCACCAGGGAGACCGGGAGAGGGAGAGGGGGATGGAGATCAGCCCCATGTGCGATAAACACACGGCTTCCGTTGAAAAGAGCCAG GTGGGTTTCATCGACTACATCGTCCACCCTCTGTGGGAGACCTGGGCCGATCTCGTCCATCCTGATGCGCAGGACATTCTGGACACACTTGAGGACAACAGGAACTGGTACCAGAGCATGATTCCCCAGAGCCCCTCGCCGCCCTTCTATGACCCGGGAACTCACGGACACGGGGGAGGCACCGGCGGGCAAGGAGGTGGGGAGAAGTTTCAGTTTGAGCTGACCCTGGAGGAGGAAGACTTGGATGGAATAGAGAAAGACGGTGACGTGGAGGATGACGATGAGGAGGCGATAGATGAAGAGGAGGATAGCCTAGAAGAGTCCCGCTCTCCTCCGCTGGACTATCAGGATCACGAGGAGTGCGACATGATGGAGCCCACGATGGCCATAGAGATCGTGACACACGAGGCCTCACCCACAGACACATAG